AGATGGAGACCACCAAAGGCACTTTGTTTGGAGCTTACAACGCAGTGACAGGCTACTATCAGAATGTACGCAGTTACAAGAATGATGAAGCCAAACTACAGAGTATTGTATTGGGTGGTACGGCACAGCTAAAGTCCCAAAAAGCTTTTGAACTATGTACCTCATTTGCAACGGACGGTTCGGAAATCCTGCATCTTAATTAAGAAACCACAGGCTACTGCCTTAAATGGTGGTAGCCTATAAAAACAACAGTTATGAATATCGGAATTATAACATACAAAAATTACGAGGAACGCCTAATGTTAAATTGGAATTTCAACTTATTAGAACTGTTCAGTATTATATTGAATGACAAAGATTTTGTCCGCTTTGAAATTTTGGACAGCAATAACAGCCTTTTACTCTCCACACATTATCCCGATGTAGAAAAAAACGGAGTATATATCAAAGTTGTTAAGATGGTAAAAGAAAAAGAAATTACGGGAATTACCTATGACGCATTCAGAACACCGTCAACTATCCGCAGGATAAAAGTGCGTTGGAACGTAAACGGTGCAAAGTTCAGAATCAAGAAAAGAGCCCTTGAATATGTCTATTGGGAAAACAGAAAGGCAGGCTTGAAAATTGAGTCATTCGTTGACCGCAGATAGTCTAAAAAAAAAAACGATTAAACAACACTTTAAAACCTTACAACGATGAGCACAAATTTTTTCAATCAGATAACACAGTTGAATTTCACAGGTAACCTACAACTGACAATAGCAAAAGGGGCAGAAAATAAGATTATAGTATCGATAATGCTCCAAAATGAGGGGTGCGCAGATACTGCAAAGAATATTATACCACCCCTTAATCTTCGGGGAACAGCCGAAGAACTTGACAACGGTTTTTTTGAGAAGATAACCACACCTATACAGACCGCATCAGGCTTGATGATAGATATGGAAGGCTTTATGAAGCAATTGGAACAAGCCAAAAAGCAATCGGCAATGGAGAAAGAAAAACAAGACAGGCATAAGAAAGAACAGGAAACCAAAGACAAGAAGTTTAAGGACGCAATGGCAAAGGCGGACGAACTTGAAAAAGAAGGCAGATTCCGTGAAGCATGGATAAAAGTTCCCGAGATGGCAGAGTTTCCCGACAAGGCTGATGAGATACGCAGACGTAAAACAGCATTGTCTGACAAGTTTTCTGCACCGAGCCTTTTCGGGGGAATGGAAGAAGCAAAGCCTGAACCGTCTATAGAGGCACTATATCCCGATTATTCAGCAAAGGATACAGAACAGGAAATGGAATTGGAAAACGAAAACCCGCAGGAGTATTAACACCAAAATCAGAAACTATGTTATTAGCAACCCAATTAGAAAGAGTGTTTATACTCAGAGACAAAGGACAGGACATTAGACTGACCGACCCCGAACCACGTTGGAACTTGGAAGCCGTAATGAATTTTTATGCCAGTACGTACCCAATTTTGACAACGGCAAAAGTATCAGCTCCGCAGATAAAAGACGATGCAGTAGAGTACAAATTTGAAAGTGTAATGGGTACAAAAGGTTAAACAAAAAATAGTAAAACGATGAATTATGCAACACAACATCATATCGGGAGTTATCAGACTGCCCAAGCAGAAACGACAACAGCAGTTGCACCGACAGCTCAGCGGGTTCGCCAATTGGATGCAGAGACCCAAAGATGCAAACGAGCTGCGCAAAGACAAACAGAAATCCTTACCGACAGCCATGTTGCCAATGGTTTTCTAAAGTGCAGTTTTCTTCCCAAACTGAAAACGGAGCAATCTGTACAGGCTTGTAAGAAAACGGCAAAAACGCAGAGAGATTTTTACAAGTCCCTTTGCAAACTTGCAAAGCATTACAATATTGAACCAATGCAGACACAGCTTTACAGTTATCCCTATAATTTGGCTTTGGCGATGTGGGATATGGAAACCAAATTAAAACGTACCCATACCAATTGGGATGGTTTTAAATTGGTACAGGACAGCAAAAAAACCTTCTTTATAAGTGAGGAACGATACAATACAAGAACCACACTGTATTATATTCCCATAGTTCCGCTCTTTAAAATGCTTCACGACCCAAAGCGGAAAAAGACTGCACAGTTACTTATTTCAGTTTGCAGTTATCTGTACCATATAGCCGATATTCCGTATTACAGGCAGGAAAACACCTATTTGTACGGTATGTATGAAATGATGGAAGACTGGGTAGAACAAGACGATGAAGCGGACGAAACCGAAAGCTGTAAAAGTGAGTTAAGGCAAGCCGAACAGGTTGGCGATAAGATAGAACAGAAACTATTCAACCGCATCAATTTACTGCTTTTTGAACAGCGTTTAAAAAACTTCAAAAGCCCTGATGCATTTGACCAGGAATGCAGGGAGATGGCGAGCAATGCCTTTGCACTTTTTACGGAATATCCCACAGCAGGCATTTTTCGAAACGCTCCCATTTCCGAAGAAGATCCCGACAATGATGACTTTGATAATGAAACCATCGCAATGGAAAAGTACATCTCCTTTATAGCCGATACCAAAGGCTGGCTCTATGAAAGCCTTTGCGAGAGTATCAACAATGAATTTAATGAGTACGGAACAATGGAAGAACCCGTCATTAGCAAATCCTTTGATGGAAGTCAAGTAACAGCGGGAAGCCTTGATTTTGAGAACCGCCTGTTTGCGCTATTGAATGATTTATGCGGTTTACTATATGAATATAAAACTGAATCAAAATGAACTATTTAAACGATATAACCGAGAATTTCGGAACATTATACCACCCGAAATCCGCATTGGTCTTTTATGAAACCAAAGCAATGCAAAGTGATATGTATGTAGAACATTTTGACATGGACAAATACGGAAATCCGATAAATGCGCACCCATTAACGGTAAAGGAAGCCAATGTATTAGCGAAGGCTTTGCATACAGATGAAGAAAAAAGCATCGCTTTTTTAAAGCCAAAGGGAATCTTGCCGACAAGCATTTTGCATATCAACCCGAGCGAAAAAGGCACGGTGATTTGGTACACCAAAGCTCAGCAAAGGCAGATGTATTTTGTTAATGGTTTGGGCATTGCTAACGGCAAGGCTCAAGTACCGCCAATGGTCTGGTCTGCCAATAAAAACAGTCTTTCTGTTTTTGCTTTGCTTAGCCAGAGAAGACCCACAGAAAAAACGCCATTGTATTATGCACCTTTTTTCAACATCTATGAAAACGGCAATGTGTGTATGGGAACGGTAAATATTGACATTCAAAATTCGGCTTCAGTAGAGGAATTTATTTGCGCTTGGGAAAGTTATTTTTTTAACAGCTATTTCAGCCATTTATTGGGAAACTACAATCCGATAAAAGGAAATTGTGTAAACCTGTGGAAAGAACTAATTGATATAGACAAATCCTTTCCGAAAGAAGTATTAAAACCTAATAACAGCACACTTAAAAATCTACTGAGATGAACACCGAAAAAACAAAAGTCCATTTTACGGACAACTATTTGATTAATCCCACCAATCCGATTTGCATAAACCTTATCGGGGCAGGCGGTACAGGCTCAAAAGTATTGACCTCCCTAATGGAAATGAACCACAGTTTAATTGAACTCGGACACGCAGGTCTGCAAGTCCGCCTTTGGGATGATGATAGTATCACGAGTGCCAATTTAGGCAGACAGCGTTTTGCACAGAGCGAAACAGGATTGTACAAATCCGTTTCTTTAATCAATCGTGCAAACCGTTGGTCAGGGACAAATTGGAAAGCTGAAACGGTAAAATTTGAAAAGGACAAGTTTGGCAGACTGCCCGAAAATGCAAGGGCAATTATTACTATTACTTGTGTGGACAACGTACAGGCAAGGTTTGGAGTGGCTGAAATCCTGAAAGAAATGAGCACCTGCAGAAATTACAGCGATACGCCAAAGTATTGGCTTGACTTTGGCAACAGCCAGCACACAGGGCAGGTACTGCTTTCTACCATTTCAGAGATAAAGCAACCCAGTTCAGAGAAATACCAAACGGTGG
The Flavobacterium humidisoli DNA segment above includes these coding regions:
- a CDS encoding PRTRC system protein E, with product MSTNFFNQITQLNFTGNLQLTIAKGAENKIIVSIMLQNEGCADTAKNIIPPLNLRGTAEELDNGFFEKITTPIQTASGLMIDMEGFMKQLEQAKKQSAMEKEKQDRHKKEQETKDKKFKDAMAKADELEKEGRFREAWIKVPEMAEFPDKADEIRRRKTALSDKFSAPSLFGGMEEAKPEPSIEALYPDYSAKDTEQEMELENENPQEY
- a CDS encoding PRTRC system protein C; the protein is MLLATQLERVFILRDKGQDIRLTDPEPRWNLEAVMNFYASTYPILTTAKVSAPQIKDDAVEYKFESVMGTKG
- a CDS encoding PRTRC system protein B, which translates into the protein MNYLNDITENFGTLYHPKSALVFYETKAMQSDMYVEHFDMDKYGNPINAHPLTVKEANVLAKALHTDEEKSIAFLKPKGILPTSILHINPSEKGTVIWYTKAQQRQMYFVNGLGIANGKAQVPPMVWSANKNSLSVFALLSQRRPTEKTPLYYAPFFNIYENGNVCMGTVNIDIQNSASVEEFICAWESYFFNSYFSHLLGNYNPIKGNCVNLWKELIDIDKSFPKEVLKPNNSTLKNLLR
- a CDS encoding PRTRC system ThiF family protein, with the translated sequence MNTEKTKVHFTDNYLINPTNPICINLIGAGGTGSKVLTSLMEMNHSLIELGHAGLQVRLWDDDSITSANLGRQRFAQSETGLYKSVSLINRANRWSGTNWKAETVKFEKDKFGRLPENARAIITITCVDNVQARFGVAEILKEMSTCRNYSDTPKYWLDFGNSQHTGQVLLSTISEIKQPSSEKYQTVASLPMVTDEFAELLQQSEEQDDTPSCSLSEALEKQDLFINSSLAQMGCSLLWGLFRNGMTQYRGFFLNLKDFRSQPIKVA